One part of the Candidatus Borreliella tachyglossi genome encodes these proteins:
- the murI gene encoding glutamate racemase, producing MSNLKDVVVILDSGVGGLSYFECISKKVPNRNYVYIADNKNFPYGEKSSEFLVGEILELVLKLEEIYNISSIVFACNTASVSIYGKLSFGFPTIYTLPSVSLVAELARKKVILIATDATINSEFVQKEIKYHNNLILKSTKELVNFVEYGDRFREDAFRYLSYLKLEVEASKRDVVFLGCTHYLHIKDTIESFLGIPVYENRALVANEFAKTLKPLSSSDSEFTRCFYLTKGENLCFYKDFCRKYGLHFKGIID from the coding sequence ATGAGCAATTTAAAGGATGTGGTAGTTATTCTTGATTCAGGTGTTGGTGGGCTTTCTTATTTTGAGTGTATAAGTAAAAAGGTGCCTAATAGAAACTATGTCTATATTGCGGATAATAAAAATTTTCCTTATGGTGAGAAGAGTTCAGAGTTTCTTGTAGGAGAGATTTTAGAACTGGTTCTAAAATTGGAAGAGATTTATAATATTTCTTCCATAGTTTTTGCTTGCAATACAGCTTCCGTTAGCATATATGGTAAGTTAAGTTTTGGTTTTCCTACAATATATACTTTACCTTCAGTTAGTTTAGTGGCAGAGCTTGCACGTAAAAAGGTTATTTTAATTGCAACAGATGCTACTATTAATAGTGAATTTGTTCAAAAAGAAATAAAGTATCATAACAATTTAATCTTGAAGTCCACAAAAGAGCTTGTAAATTTTGTAGAATACGGGGATAGATTTAGGGAAGATGCATTTAGATATTTGAGTTACTTAAAATTAGAGGTTGAGGCTAGTAAACGAGATGTGGTTTTTTTAGGGTGTACGCATTATTTGCATATTAAAGATACGATTGAAAGTTTTTTAGGGATTCCTGTTTATGAAAATCGTGCACTTGTAGCAAATGAGTTTGCTAAGACATTAAAGCCTTTAAGTAGTAGCGATAGTGAATTTACACGTTGCTTTTATTTAACAAAAGGTGAAAATTTATGCTTTTATAAAGATTTTTGTAGAAAATATGGCCTTCATTTCAAAGGAATAATTGATTGA
- the asnS gene encoding asparagine--tRNA ligase yields the protein MYKTIKEILQNPTLGSEITVKGWIRTKRSNGKISFVEINDGSNIKGIQAVINEEDPNFQEIELKKFTTGASISLTGILILSPAKGQTHEIKTTSFNIIGEVNQETYPLQKKRHTFEFLREIPHLRIRTNTFGAVFRVRNQISYKIHEYFQKNGFIYINTPIITSNDGEGAGEIFRVSTLDLDSISREKKVNFKDDFFGKEAFLAVTGQLHGEAYAMALSKIYTFGPTFRAENSNTTRHASEFWMVEPEVAFFTLEDNIKLAENFLKYILSNVLNDCSQDMEFFENFIEKGVIKKIEDVINSKFEVITYTQAIKILENTDKSFEINPCWGMDLQTEHERYLTEEVFQKPTIVIDYPKEFKAFYMKMNEDNKTVKGMDILVPRIGEIIGGSEREDNLDKLNKRIKELNLDVKTLNWYLDLRRFGSTPHAGFGLGLERLIQYVTGMANIRDVIPFPRTPSNLYF from the coding sequence ATGTATAAAACGATCAAAGAAATTCTCCAAAACCCTACGCTAGGGAGTGAAATAACAGTAAAGGGATGGATTAGAACAAAACGTAGTAATGGTAAAATTTCGTTTGTAGAAATTAATGACGGTTCAAATATAAAAGGAATTCAAGCAGTAATTAATGAGGAGGATCCTAACTTTCAAGAAATCGAACTTAAAAAGTTTACAACAGGCGCCAGCATATCTTTAACGGGAATCTTAATTTTAAGCCCCGCTAAAGGACAAACTCATGAAATCAAAACAACAAGTTTCAACATAATTGGAGAAGTGAATCAGGAAACATATCCTTTACAAAAGAAAAGGCACACCTTTGAATTCTTAAGAGAAATTCCTCATTTAAGAATACGTACCAACACATTTGGAGCTGTTTTCAGAGTGAGAAATCAAATTTCTTACAAAATTCATGAATATTTCCAAAAAAATGGTTTTATATATATTAATACCCCAATCATTACATCAAACGATGGGGAGGGAGCCGGTGAAATATTTCGTGTCTCCACTCTAGATCTGGACAGTATTTCAAGGGAAAAAAAAGTTAACTTTAAAGACGATTTTTTTGGTAAGGAAGCATTTCTTGCTGTTACCGGTCAACTACATGGTGAAGCCTATGCAATGGCTTTATCAAAAATATATACATTTGGACCAACATTTAGAGCAGAAAATTCTAACACCACACGCCATGCCTCAGAGTTTTGGATGGTTGAACCTGAAGTTGCATTCTTCACACTTGAAGATAATATCAAATTAGCGGAAAATTTCCTTAAATATATTCTAAGCAATGTCTTAAATGATTGTAGTCAAGACATGGAATTTTTTGAAAATTTCATTGAAAAGGGTGTAATCAAAAAAATTGAAGATGTAATAAACTCAAAATTTGAAGTTATTACCTATACTCAAGCTATTAAAATACTTGAAAATACGGACAAGTCATTTGAAATAAATCCTTGCTGGGGAATGGACTTACAAACAGAGCATGAAAGATACTTAACAGAAGAAGTTTTTCAAAAACCTACGATAGTTATTGACTATCCAAAGGAATTTAAAGCATTTTATATGAAAATGAATGAAGATAATAAAACTGTTAAAGGAATGGACATCCTAGTACCTCGCATCGGTGAAATCATTGGGGGTAGTGAAAGAGAAGACAATCTAGACAAATTGAATAAAAGAATAAAAGAGCTAAATTTAGATGTGAAAACTCTAAATTGGTACTTAGATTTAAGGAGATTTGGATCAACACCTCATGCTGGGTTTGGGCTTGGGCTTGAAAGATTAATACAGTATGTTACAGGGATGGCTAATATTAGGGATGTAATACCATTCCCAAGAACTCCTAGCAATCTTTACTTTTAA
- a CDS encoding phosphoribosyltransferase has translation MKKFISYEVIRVNGFKLAYKIYKEGFIPDIIYVCLRGGAYLGNIISEFFKFVKIEKPLLYAAVVARSYDISNLQKKIMIDGWTYDPKYLRAGDNVLFIDDVFDTGRTIIYLKEEVLKSGIDSQNVKIAVHDYKERGCTQYKPDYYVNKHSGQDSNMWIHYNNHELTGVSEDEYKLSFENIDDELRDILKFLSKKL, from the coding sequence ATGAAAAAATTCATTTCTTATGAGGTAATAAGGGTAAATGGATTCAAGCTTGCTTACAAGATTTATAAAGAAGGATTTATTCCTGATATCATTTATGTTTGTTTAAGGGGGGGAGCTTATCTTGGTAATATTATTAGTGAGTTCTTTAAGTTTGTTAAGATAGAAAAACCGCTTCTTTATGCTGCTGTTGTTGCAAGATCTTATGATATTTCTAATCTTCAAAAGAAGATAATGATAGATGGATGGACTTATGATCCTAAATATTTAAGAGCGGGGGATAATGTGTTGTTTATAGATGATGTTTTTGATACTGGGCGTACAATTATTTATTTGAAAGAAGAGGTTTTAAAAAGCGGAATCGATAGTCAAAATGTTAAGATTGCTGTTCATGACTATAAGGAGCGAGGCTGTACGCAATATAAGCCCGATTATTATGTTAATAAACATTCAGGACAAGATTCAAATATGTGGATTCATTACAATAATCATGAGTTAACAGGCGTATCAGAAGATGAATATAAATTGAGTTTTGAAAATATAGATGATGAATTGAGAGATATTTTGAAATTTTTATCAAAAAAACTTTAA
- a CDS encoding trypsin-like peptidase domain-containing protein has protein sequence MEVFKVKKSFFSVFFVSLLALVIGFFIGIHYLRPDKNTIVFAQEKGDDLQSLQNSFRKASKKILPSTVEVYATGVVKERDPLHFFFFDIPGLNTERKAKWVGSGIVIGKDSKKSNLFYALTNSHVVDKAIEFEIGTYGNKTYKAKLVGKDDKKDIALISFEANDVNIKIAELGDSDILEIGDWVIAVGNPHHFSFTVTAGIISGLHRSANPNLQARNLFIQTDAAINRGNSGGPLVNIRGEVIGINTWISSPSGGNVGLGFAIPINNAKSIVEAFISGKKIESAWLGISFYPTKDKDLEVLKSLGYEDDSVSSALIANVYAGSPALKTGIKAGDIVSKVNGVSMNIVHDVTRYINDFYAGEKIEIEILRGKEKKNIEVELAVRPDDKEIVSGGKLMPGFIVYPLTNEVRAYLSLKNWINGVVVDSVEKSLGKNAKIATGDIITTVNSKSVTNLRDFYDAIEFGKNTYGILRGGKTFKVSF, from the coding sequence ATGGAGGTGTTTAAGGTGAAGAAAAGTTTTTTTTCTGTATTTTTTGTTAGCTTGTTAGCTTTGGTTATTGGATTTTTTATTGGAATACACTATTTAAGGCCTGATAAGAATACTATTGTTTTTGCACAAGAGAAAGGTGATGATTTACAATCTCTTCAAAATTCTTTTAGAAAGGCATCTAAGAAAATTTTACCGTCAACTGTGGAGGTTTATGCTACTGGAGTAGTTAAGGAGAGAGATCCTTTGCATTTTTTCTTTTTTGATATTCCAGGATTGAATACTGAGAGAAAAGCTAAATGGGTTGGTTCTGGAATAGTTATTGGGAAAGATTCTAAGAAGTCAAATTTATTTTATGCTCTTACAAATAGTCATGTTGTAGATAAGGCTATTGAATTTGAAATTGGGACTTATGGTAATAAAACTTATAAAGCAAAGTTGGTAGGTAAGGATGATAAAAAAGATATTGCACTCATTAGCTTTGAGGCTAATGATGTGAACATTAAAATAGCTGAACTTGGAGATAGTGACATCCTTGAGATAGGGGATTGGGTTATAGCTGTTGGAAATCCTCACCATTTTAGCTTTACAGTAACAGCGGGTATTATAAGTGGTCTTCATCGTTCAGCAAATCCTAATTTGCAGGCAAGAAATTTATTTATCCAGACAGATGCAGCTATTAATCGTGGTAATTCTGGGGGTCCGCTTGTAAATATTAGAGGGGAAGTTATTGGGATAAATACTTGGATATCTTCGCCTTCTGGGGGTAATGTTGGACTTGGATTTGCTATTCCTATTAATAACGCTAAGAGTATTGTAGAGGCTTTTATTAGTGGTAAAAAGATTGAATCAGCTTGGCTTGGAATATCTTTCTATCCTACGAAAGATAAGGATCTTGAAGTTCTTAAAAGCTTAGGATATGAGGATGATTCTGTCTCATCAGCATTGATTGCAAATGTCTATGCAGGATCACCTGCTTTAAAGACAGGAATTAAAGCAGGTGATATAGTTAGTAAGGTAAATGGGGTTTCAATGAATATTGTCCATGATGTTACTCGTTATATTAATGATTTCTATGCGGGCGAGAAGATTGAGATTGAGATTTTAAGAGGAAAAGAGAAGAAGAACATTGAAGTTGAACTTGCTGTTAGACCCGATGATAAGGAAATTGTATCAGGCGGGAAATTGATGCCAGGGTTTATTGTTTATCCATTAACCAATGAGGTTAGGGCCTACCTTTCTTTGAAAAATTGGATTAATGGGGTTGTTGTTGATAGCGTTGAAAAAAGTTTAGGGAAGAATGCCAAGATTGCAACAGGGGATATAATTACTACTGTTAATTCAAAGAGTGTTACAAATTTAAGAGATTTTTATGATGCTATTGAATTTGGAAAGAATACTTACGGCATTTTAAGGGGTGGTAAAACTTTTAAAGTGTCTTTTTAA
- the map gene encoding type I methionyl aminopeptidase yields the protein MANLQLKSREDINKIKASASLLAQTLTEVEKSVAPGISTKELDLIASDFIVKNGAKAAFKGYNGFKGTICASVNEEVIHGVPSARRLRDGDVISIDCGVVLDGFYSDMAKTFRVGNVSPEINKLLEVTEASLYRGISAMKVGNRVLDISRAIENYIKPFGFGIVRDYTGHGVGFALHEEPNVPNYYAPFLNNIRIQEGMVLAIEPMVNLKGHKVSIKSDGWTVFSSDLSCSAHFEHTVAVVDGLPLILSEI from the coding sequence TTGGCTAATTTACAGTTAAAGTCTAGAGAGGATATTAATAAAATTAAGGCATCTGCGAGTCTTTTGGCTCAAACACTTACAGAAGTTGAAAAGAGTGTTGCCCCTGGGATTAGCACTAAAGAGCTTGATCTTATTGCTAGCGATTTTATTGTTAAAAATGGAGCCAAGGCTGCTTTTAAAGGCTATAATGGATTTAAGGGTACTATTTGTGCTTCTGTAAATGAGGAGGTTATTCATGGGGTTCCTAGTGCAAGGAGGCTGAGAGATGGTGATGTTATTAGTATAGATTGCGGGGTTGTTTTAGATGGGTTTTATAGTGATATGGCTAAGACTTTTAGAGTGGGTAATGTAAGTCCTGAGATTAATAAATTATTAGAAGTGACAGAGGCATCTCTTTATAGGGGAATTTCTGCTATGAAGGTTGGCAATCGAGTTTTAGATATCTCAAGAGCTATAGAAAATTATATCAAACCATTTGGCTTTGGGATAGTTAGAGATTATACAGGGCATGGCGTTGGTTTTGCTTTGCATGAGGAGCCAAATGTTCCCAATTATTATGCTCCTTTTTTAAATAATATACGGATTCAGGAAGGCATGGTTTTAGCAATTGAACCGATGGTCAACTTAAAGGGACATAAAGTTTCTATTAAGAGTGATGGTTGGACTGTTTTTTCATCTGATTTGAGTTGTTCTGCTCATTTTGAGCATACTGTTGCTGTCGTTGATGGTCTTCCTTTAATTTTAAGTGAGATTTAA
- a CDS encoding tetratricopeptide repeat protein, with product MKINKKLLVFGLLFIIILLSGVFYFNTNPYFLYILKGGRDFNELIVEVDNYLLENNLESAENVIRFSSSYADTEFKWLTLVKRAKLYSDKFKDYLLMRDILELGIKSLPGNLKLRALEVYSKLKVGSVLEAYDIAKQYLLGHEEYKHLYHEAFIKNLALNEGLKGSVKDFLIKIDGERDALTFETIGLSIKNNAFLVNAMLLYIEKKDLDSAKRILLKIKEDKNFARELAYISYGLDNLDFVIANLNLINDNNEPSLMLLLADAYLKKGDIHNAKREYLKIYANFPDYSMIIYLGLAFIAKKERDLKRAIAYLNKANEKFKDNKMMSYYLANTYFEDNDYFNANEITKKYKDDPLFFKLYFVLNYSNFEYEAKKSFLWRLFYRSNYSIDIAQLLSWNLLLYSDLRDLDLFFKIYNPVDKGYDWYYFYKFYYYFLKRELTVSEKVIFENQTSKYLYGVYYNLGVLKFYQKDYKKSEEYFNSAVSFLPFNLSDKSQITLEECENVAKIYLKRGVNYLYLGEFEKGREDILISNSFYETNEGKLYMNMIDILKERK from the coding sequence TTGAAAATAAATAAGAAGTTATTGGTATTTGGTTTATTATTTATAATAATACTTCTATCAGGTGTTTTCTATTTTAACACAAATCCATATTTTTTATATATATTAAAGGGAGGTAGAGATTTTAATGAACTTATTGTGGAAGTTGATAACTATCTTTTAGAAAATAACTTGGAGAGTGCTGAGAATGTGATAAGATTTTCGTCATCTTATGCTGATACTGAATTTAAATGGCTTACTCTTGTTAAGAGGGCAAAACTTTATTCTGATAAGTTTAAAGATTATTTATTAATGAGAGACATTTTGGAATTGGGAATTAAGAGTTTGCCAGGAAATTTAAAACTTAGAGCACTTGAGGTATATTCAAAGCTGAAAGTAGGTTCGGTCTTAGAGGCTTATGATATTGCAAAGCAATATCTTTTAGGGCATGAGGAATATAAACATCTCTACCATGAGGCTTTTATTAAAAATTTAGCTTTAAATGAAGGCTTGAAGGGTAGTGTTAAAGATTTTTTAATCAAGATAGATGGAGAAAGAGATGCTCTTACCTTTGAGACTATAGGTTTGAGTATTAAAAATAATGCATTTCTAGTTAATGCAATGCTTTTATATATAGAAAAAAAGGATTTAGATTCCGCTAAGAGAATACTTTTGAAAATAAAAGAAGATAAAAATTTTGCTAGGGAGCTTGCTTATATCTCTTATGGACTTGATAATTTGGATTTTGTCATTGCCAACCTTAATCTTATTAATGATAATAATGAACCAAGCTTAATGCTTTTGTTAGCAGATGCCTATCTGAAAAAGGGCGACATTCATAATGCTAAGAGGGAATATTTAAAAATTTATGCTAATTTTCCTGATTACAGTATGATAATTTATCTTGGTCTGGCATTTATTGCTAAGAAGGAACGAGATCTTAAGCGAGCTATTGCTTATTTAAATAAGGCTAATGAAAAATTTAAAGATAATAAAATGATGAGTTATTATTTAGCTAATACTTATTTCGAAGATAATGATTATTTTAATGCAAATGAGATTACGAAAAAGTATAAAGACGATCCTTTATTTTTTAAGCTTTACTTTGTGTTAAATTATTCTAATTTTGAGTATGAAGCTAAGAAGTCCTTTTTATGGCGCTTGTTCTATAGGTCAAATTACAGCATTGATATTGCTCAGCTTTTGAGTTGGAATTTACTTCTTTATTCCGATCTAAGAGATTTAGATTTGTTTTTCAAGATTTACAATCCTGTTGATAAGGGATATGATTGGTATTATTTTTATAAATTTTATTATTATTTTCTTAAGAGGGAATTAACTGTTTCCGAAAAGGTAATTTTTGAAAATCAAACAAGTAAGTATTTGTATGGTGTTTATTATAATCTTGGGGTTTTAAAATTTTATCAAAAAGATTATAAAAAATCTGAAGAATATTTTAATTCAGCAGTTTCTTTTTTGCCTTTTAATCTCTCTGATAAGAGTCAAATTACTTTAGAAGAGTGTGAAAATGTAGCAAAAATTTATTTAAAAAGAGGGGTTAATTATCTTTATTTAGGTGAATTTGAAAAGGGTCGGGAAGATATTTTGATTTCTAATTCTTTTTACGAAACCAATGAGGGTAAGCTTTATATGAATATGATAGACATACTCAAAGAAAGGAAGTGA
- the nusB gene encoding transcription antitermination factor NusB has translation MSLEHKARVLAFQKIYSIDVNQKAKDNIYDILSLEDHKVDFEEDLKLFYSMLVNGTYENLEFIDKLISNISFNWQLDRMDKVDLAILRMSVYSLKFQNLEVPKRSIIDEAILIAKKYGSKNSYKFVNGILDALLKDMESSFENK, from the coding sequence ATGAGCTTGGAACATAAAGCTAGAGTATTAGCTTTTCAAAAAATTTATAGCATTGATGTTAATCAAAAAGCAAAGGATAATATTTACGATATTTTGAGCCTTGAGGATCATAAGGTTGATTTCGAGGAAGACTTAAAATTATTTTATTCTATGCTAGTTAATGGTACTTATGAAAATTTAGAATTTATTGATAAATTGATTAGTAATATTTCTTTTAATTGGCAACTAGATCGTATGGATAAAGTTGATCTTGCCATATTAAGGATGAGTGTGTACTCACTTAAGTTTCAAAATTTGGAAGTTCCCAAGAGATCTATAATAGACGAGGCTATTTTAATTGCCAAGAAATATGGCAGCAAGAATTCTTATAAGTTTGTTAATGGGATACTTGATGCCTTGTTAAAAGATATGGAGAGTTCATTTGAAAATAAATAA
- a CDS encoding peptidylprolyl isomerase, protein MGKFLCFLLFCVIGINSFAQNTPVVIINLHSNAIITKTEFDSKVDTLKKTQGRDLSDAERKQVLQVLIADILFGQEALKQGIKVGDEEVMQTIRTQFGLVSLSDDQIKQMIESQGTNWNELLASMKRSLSSQKLILKTAQPKFSEIKAPDEKEVVEYYEANKTKFVNPDIARVSHVFFSSKDKKRSDVLARAKDIANQIKSKKITFEEAVRKYSDDEASKAKNGDLGFLARGDQNAQNVLGADFIKEVFMLDKGDISQPISSKEGFHIIKITEMYSQKFLGLNDKVSPNVDMTVKDAIKNNIVNVQQQKIVAKVQQEIYEKLNKSASVQILDSSLK, encoded by the coding sequence ATGGGTAAATTTTTATGTTTTCTGTTGTTTTGTGTTATAGGAATAAACTCTTTTGCTCAGAATACTCCTGTTGTAATTATTAATTTGCACAGTAACGCAATTATTACTAAGACAGAATTTGATTCTAAGGTAGATACACTAAAGAAGACGCAAGGTCGAGATTTAAGTGATGCTGAGAGAAAACAAGTTTTGCAGGTCTTAATAGCCGATATTCTTTTTGGTCAAGAGGCGTTAAAGCAGGGGATTAAAGTTGGAGACGAAGAGGTTATGCAAACTATTAGAACTCAATTTGGACTTGTGAGTCTCTCAGATGATCAAATTAAACAAATGATAGAAAGTCAGGGTACGAATTGGAATGAACTTTTAGCTTCAATGAAGAGATCTCTGTCTTCCCAAAAATTGATTTTAAAAACTGCTCAGCCCAAATTTTCAGAAATAAAAGCACCAGACGAAAAGGAAGTAGTTGAGTATTACGAAGCTAATAAGACTAAGTTTGTTAACCCTGATATAGCAAGGGTTAGTCATGTTTTCTTTTCTTCTAAGGATAAAAAGAGATCAGATGTTCTTGCAAGGGCAAAAGATATTGCAAATCAGATAAAATCTAAAAAGATTACCTTTGAAGAGGCTGTAAGAAAATACTCAGATGACGAGGCGTCTAAGGCTAAGAATGGTGATCTTGGCTTTTTGGCAAGGGGTGATCAGAATGCGCAGAATGTTCTTGGGGCAGATTTTATTAAGGAAGTCTTCATGCTTGATAAGGGAGATATTTCACAACCAATATCGTCAAAAGAAGGTTTCCATATAATCAAGATTACTGAAATGTATTCTCAGAAATTTTTGGGTTTAAATGACAAGGTATCTCCTAATGTTGATATGACAGTAAAGGATGCTATAAAGAATAATATAGTTAATGTCCAACAGCAAAAAATTGTTGCTAAGGTGCAACAAGAAATTTATGAGAAACTCAACAAGTCTGCTAGTGTACAAATTTTGGATTCTAGTCTAAAATAA
- a CDS encoding acetyl-CoA C-acyltransferase — protein sequence MRKVAIIDGLRSPITKFGGSLRGMSIVDVSSDIVKALLGRNNIDRIDEVIIGNVISAGLGQNIARQIALSASLGEMIPAFTVNKVCGSGLKSLEIAASSISLGNSEIILAGGVEDLSNSPYFLPRDVRFDGLKFGDFKIEDSIYRDALVDTPSGTVMGLTAENLAEIYDITREMQDQFAYDSHMKAKLARDSGYFDDEIYPLSVFDKKTKLKSVISSDEEIRDSLSLEKLKSLRPVFKEGGTITAGNSSSLDDGACFLILASEDFVKKMGVKPLAYVGGFKSVGLNPLHMGFGAYIAIEEIIKKFNLKPSEIDFIETNEAFSAQVLSVLKALYKKYNIKDSIINVNGGAIALGHPFSVSGARILLTLARLMSVHDKRNGIVSLCVGGGQGIAGFLYR from the coding sequence ATGAGGAAAGTAGCGATTATTGATGGACTTAGGTCTCCTATTACTAAGTTTGGAGGTTCATTGAGAGGAATGAGCATTGTGGATGTGTCCTCAGATATTGTTAAGGCTTTGCTTGGAAGAAATAATATTGATAGGATAGACGAGGTTATTATTGGAAATGTTATTTCAGCAGGACTTGGGCAAAATATTGCTAGACAAATTGCTTTGAGCGCCAGTTTAGGTGAGATGATACCTGCGTTCACTGTAAACAAAGTTTGTGGATCAGGACTTAAATCATTAGAAATTGCTGCCAGCTCTATTAGCCTTGGCAATAGTGAAATTATTTTAGCTGGGGGTGTAGAGGATTTAAGTAATTCACCTTATTTTTTACCAAGGGATGTTCGATTTGATGGTTTGAAATTTGGAGACTTTAAAATAGAAGATTCAATATATAGAGATGCATTAGTTGATACTCCAAGTGGAACTGTTATGGGGCTTACAGCAGAGAATTTGGCGGAGATATACGATATTACACGAGAGATGCAAGATCAATTTGCATATGATTCGCATATGAAGGCTAAATTAGCAAGAGATAGTGGATATTTTGATGATGAAATATACCCCCTGTCTGTTTTTGATAAGAAGACAAAGCTTAAAAGTGTTATATCTAGTGATGAGGAAATAAGAGATAGCTTAAGTTTGGAAAAGCTTAAATCCCTGAGGCCGGTATTTAAAGAGGGGGGCACTATTACTGCGGGGAATTCTTCTAGTCTGGATGACGGGGCTTGTTTTTTAATATTGGCAAGCGAAGATTTTGTTAAAAAAATGGGGGTCAAACCTTTAGCTTATGTTGGTGGCTTTAAAAGTGTAGGTCTTAATCCTCTTCATATGGGATTTGGAGCTTATATTGCTATTGAAGAGATTATAAAGAAATTTAACTTAAAGCCAAGTGAAATTGATTTCATTGAAACAAATGAAGCTTTTTCAGCGCAGGTTTTAAGTGTATTGAAAGCTTTATATAAAAAGTATAATATTAAGGATAGCATTATTAATGTTAATGGGGGTGCTATTGCATTGGGGCATCCTTTTTCAGTTAGTGGAGCAAGAATTTTATTGACCCTTGCAAGGCTTATGAGCGTACATGATAAACGTAATGGGATTGTGTCTCTTTGTGTCGGGGGTGGGCAAGGTATAGCTGGCTTTTTATATAGATAA
- the dnaB gene encoding replicative DNA helicase, which yields MAFTSVSTASTLLFNDGAEKAVISSIFYNSEKLEEAALYLKSDDFYNKTHQMIFRAMISLYEKRENIDPITVFEEVSTLTPKSQLLSNFKALTGLQDYLNFLSGYLPTDKTINVYARIVKEHRIRRDVSKISRELNDLANDSTKKVEQFVEEAQRQVLSIELDYSSKNLYHAKVVAERVHAEIYERSMKRREANLGISSGFRKVDTLIGGFRDSDFIIVGARPSIGKTAFALNIASSIALRSDKRRKVGFFSLEMTADALIKRIIASQANIDSFKVQNSILSGHEIKALNDAVNDISNAELYIEDTANISLLTLATQARRLKRFSGIDILFVDYISLISFETKNLPRHEQVASISKSLKELARELKIPIIALSQLTRDTEGREPSLASLRESGALEQDADIVILLHREKDLKSESKVEGGAIETKVIIAKHRNGPTGKADILFLPHVVRFVNKEYESEY from the coding sequence GTGGCTTTTACTTCAGTAAGCACTGCCTCCACGCTTCTTTTTAATGATGGAGCAGAAAAAGCAGTTATTTCAAGTATATTTTATAATTCAGAAAAGTTGGAAGAAGCTGCTCTATATCTAAAGTCAGATGATTTTTATAACAAGACTCATCAGATGATTTTTAGAGCTATGATTTCTCTTTATGAAAAGAGGGAAAATATTGATCCCATAACTGTCTTTGAAGAAGTATCTACCTTGACTCCTAAATCTCAACTTTTGAGTAATTTCAAAGCTTTAACAGGATTGCAAGATTATCTAAATTTTTTATCAGGATATCTCCCAACAGATAAGACTATAAATGTTTATGCAAGAATTGTTAAGGAGCATCGTATTCGAAGGGATGTTTCTAAGATTTCTAGAGAACTTAATGATTTAGCAAATGATTCTACGAAAAAAGTTGAACAATTTGTGGAAGAGGCTCAAAGACAGGTTCTTTCCATTGAGTTAGATTATTCTAGTAAAAATCTTTATCATGCAAAAGTTGTTGCTGAGAGAGTACATGCTGAGATATATGAGAGAAGCATGAAAAGACGAGAAGCTAATTTGGGAATTTCAAGTGGTTTCAGAAAGGTTGACACTCTTATTGGAGGCTTTAGAGATAGTGATTTTATTATTGTCGGTGCTCGTCCTAGTATTGGTAAGACAGCATTTGCATTAAATATTGCATCTAGCATTGCATTGCGGAGTGATAAGAGAAGGAAGGTAGGATTTTTTTCTCTTGAAATGACAGCAGATGCTTTAATTAAAAGGATCATAGCATCTCAGGCTAATATTGATAGTTTTAAGGTTCAAAATAGTATTTTGTCTGGACATGAGATTAAAGCATTAAATGACGCTGTCAATGACATTAGTAACGCTGAACTTTACATTGAGGATACTGCTAATATTAGTTTGTTGACACTTGCAACGCAAGCTAGAAGACTTAAAAGGTTCTCTGGTATAGATATATTATTTGTGGATTATATTAGTCTTATTTCCTTTGAAACTAAGAATCTTCCAAGGCATGAACAGGTAGCCTCAATTAGTAAATCACTTAAAGAGCTTGCAAGAGAGCTTAAAATTCCCATTATTGCATTGTCTCAGCTTACAAGGGATACTGAGGGGCGAGAGCCCAGTCTTGCTAGCTTGAGAGAATCTGGCGCATTGGAACAGGATGCAGATATTGTTATTTTGCTGCATAGAGAAAAAGATTTAAAGAGTGAGTCTAAGGTAGAGGGCGGAGCAATAGAGACTAAGGTTATTATTGCAAAACATAGAAATGGGCCAACAGGGAAAGCGGATATATTATTTCTTCCGCATGTTGTTAGATTTGTCAATAAAGAATATGAGAGCGAGTACTAG